In the genome of Plasmodium gaboni strain SY75 chromosome 2, whole genome shotgun sequence, the window aatatacaaaattttCTTACAGGGTAAGgtcaaaaataaaaaaaaggaatgtactagttataaataaaagatacacacaaacatatatatatatatatatatatatatttatttatttattttttatattattattgtgtaaatatttcttttttcacTTTTGTGACTATATATATCCcctatttttttaaaagcTCCATcgaattatatattatataaaggttccttttaaaaaaaaaaaaaagaaaaatgagAAATAATTTGATTGTGTTTATTTGTATAAGCTTGTATTTAATATCATCCATAACGTCTGtgtttataaataaatatgtgttaatggaaaatattatagatagtgttttattaatatttgtaCAACATATATCTTGTTTGATgtttatgtttttttttaaagatatattttttttaaaaaaaaaaagaaatgaaaaaaatattaaagaatatattatttctttatataaaggAATAAAAGAGTTATGGCCATTAATTATAACATTTAATTTTACATTAGTTTTTGgaaatatatgtttaaaatatacaaacATATCTTTTTATCAGCTAGCCAGATCTATGACATTACcattcaatttttttttttcttactttttttttaaacaaataaaatttaatcttttaatgataatatcATGTATCATAGTGTCCATAGgatttttcattttttctcTCGACGCCGTAAATACAAATTATAATTCTGTATTATACGgtaaacaaaaataaacaaataaataaataaatatatatatatatgtacatatatatatatatatattattcatatatgcatatgtttatgcatattataaatatttcttttttccTATAAAGAATAAGAATGTGAAATATTTccttatttatttatttatttatttatttatttattattattttttattttatttccCTTGTAGGTACCATCGTTTCAATTATTCAGGCTATACACCTTAATTTGATAAAGGAgaaattaattatatacaaagATAAAATGCTCATGTTATATTacaatttaatatattcttcaattattttatttatatatttgtttataaCAAGAGATATACTTGTCCTAGTGAATTTGGATAAGCGACTTACTTTCtatctttttttatcatgtaagtaaacaaaaacaaaacgaatctatatatatttatatatgtttatatatatttatatatatttataaatgtttatatatgtttatatatgCTGTCCATAAGGcacacatatatacatacatacatatatatgtgtgataatatattttttatacatatatatatatttttttttttttttttttttttatttcaagGTATATCCTCCATATTTGTTACCTTCTCTTCTTTTCTTTGCATTCATTATACAGATAATGttgtttttaatatgtttGGTAATGTAAAATCTACTGTGCAAACATTTATGAgtaaatattataactCCGAAAATTTTAATACACACACCATGATAGGAATAATATTAACCACCTTGGGGTCTTGTATATATACGTGTTCTAATGAATATTCAAAGAAAAGCAAAATCAAGAGCAAATGAAAGGAACACAAAAAATAAGAGGGAACaataaataagaaaaaagagaacaaaaaaaaggaaCCTAGAAAATGTTTCATTTTAAACATGTCTTTTTAAgttttgaatatataaatatattttcaaaaaatgaaattacatttatatatattacactttaaataatgtacaaatattaatatatatttttttaaaaaaataaaaacgGAATATCATAATAGGTTTCAATTtgttataaatacatacatacatatatatatatatatatatatatatatatatttatatatttatttatttactaattttttttttttttgtgcatatataaaatttatttaagaatcttcatattattttataatacgttgagaaaaaaaaaattaaatgatccataaaaataatactaTATGACAccaattttttttttttattattataatatatatatatatatatacatatatattttttatttgtatattttatattttacttattattttttatttcacattttcatttttattgtaaataaaataaatattaactattaaataaaaataaattttcacctttctatttttatataccaaataaaatatatttataaaatataaatttcatatacatatgataaatacataagaaaaaagaaacatgTATTACTTTgatattttacatatatgcaataataaatataatataatataatataataaatatatctttcctttttgtgtaaaaaaataattttatttataaatatatatccattACTTATTGTATGTATAACGAAGATTTTTGGAatgtttaatttttttgttatttaatattttatttatttatttttttttggcatctaataaaatatatataatatatatatatatatataatattacatatatacatatatatatatatatatttatatatatatatagtattTCGTGTGTCAAagtaagaaaaaaaatgatcTTTTTATAACCATCCTTGatttgaagaaaaaaaaaatgtacataaaaaaatatatgcatttgaaaaaattactggcatataaaaatgttacatatataatattatacatatattatattgtattCAGAAtgttcaaaaaaaaaaaaaaaaaaatttagttcacatatatataatttttttatataatgaatatttataagcAATTAGGAAATACTAccttcatatttttataaatgaatatttaaaaaaaaaaaaaaaaaattatatatatataaaatatatatattatatatatcatatatattatatatatatatatttccagtagtcctttttttataatatctcttattttaaaattagttttaaatattaatattactgttcacatttaataaaacatataataaatacatatataatagaatatatatatattatattatttcctttttttgataattatatatattaagatctatttttttttttcttttaatatgtaaaagaatattcatattatatatataatataatatacaatatttatgtacattttttttataccttttttttttttataccctttttttttttatacattttttttttttatatctttttttttttttaccttttttttttttttttttttttttttttttttttttttttttttttttttttttttttttttttttNNNNNNNNNNNNNNNNNNNNNNNNNNNNNNNNNNNNNNNNNNNNNNNNNNNNNNNNNNNNNNNNNNNNNNNNNNNNNNNNNNNNNNNNNNNNNNNNNNNNNNNNNNNNNNNNNNNNNNNNNNNNNNNNNNNNNNNNNNNNNNNNNNNNNNNNNNNNNNNNNNNNNNNNNNNNNNNNNNNNNNNNNNNNNNNNNNNNNNNNNNNNNNNNNNNNNNNNNNNNNNNNNNNNNNNNNNNNNNNNNNNNNNNNNNNNNNNNNNNNNNNNNNNNNNNNNNNNNNNNNNNNNNNNNNNNNNNNNNNNTTTTTTTTAactttatttttctttctttcttttatttcctgtattttattatattttattttattatattatattttattatattttattttattttatttcctttttaaGAATCACAAAACGCATTATCcatatatgtgtatattatactttacaaaatgaatacacataaaaataatgaacGTTTTGATGAATATTCtttgaataataatttaaatttgAATGCATACCTAAACATGTCAAATGAGGCtcaaaataattttttagTAAATAGAAGGAATGATATGAATTATGAAATGTATAATTCTATTAATTCTGGACACATGTctaatataaataataatacaaataatttacaagatgcttatataaataaagaattacattatatgaacagtgataaaataaatatatcgAAAAATCATCAGAATGTTCATATGGCAgcatataataatatggataaAAAGAActtaaataataatatgataccattaaataataatattaatatgacGACAGATGATCAAAactatttttatcattcaactacaaataataaaattaataatacaatGAAGGAAAATAActttaataataatatgaatattgtaaataatactttttataataaccCTGATAATAGCTTTCTTAATATTACAAGAAATGAAAACGAACAAggtatatatgtaaataataatatcatcaACAATTTTAACAACCAAAGTgtagataaaaatattaataataatagtaatataaacaaaaacGTAGAATCTATAAATAAATTCAATCATTTATACAACATGCAAAACATGCATCCTTTCATTCCAAATATGACTAATGGAAAAAATGGGAACCTGGAAAACAATGCAAACTTATCCAACAATGTAAATAGTGTAAGTACTATAAGTGAATTGcataattttaattatgTGAATAATATGGACATGAATAGTATGAGcatgaataatatgaataatatggacatgaataatatgaataatatgaataatatgaataatatgaacatGAATAGTATGAGCATGAATAATATGGAcatgaataatataaacatgaataatatgaacatgaataatatgaatatgaataatatggaCATGAACACTATGAAcatgaataatataaacatgaataatataaacatgaataatataaacatgaataatataaacgTGAATAACATGgatatgaataatatgaaaaatcTAGCTAATTTTAACCATGCATATCAATATAACAGTATTCCTCAATTTAATAGTTCATCACgttttaataatataactCAGGTTAATAATGGGATATCTCACAACGTTAATCATGTGTCcaattttaataatacaGCGCATTTGGAcaattcaaataatatgaatagATTAAGTGTAGTCAATAATGTAAGTGACATTAATTCTTTGCATGACCCATTGAATGAAATGCatgtattaaataaaaatgtaaatatgCAGAACGAGAACCATTTTAATGGTATGAATGATGAGATGAAAAATTTTAACAATGTACAGCGCATTAATAGTATATCACATATTCCTTATATGAATAATctgaaaaattataatgaaaatacGAATGTAATGAAAGGCAAGGGAAGTACgaatagaaaaaaaagtaataacGTAAAAATTAATAACAATTCTGGGAGTGTAAATGCGCGAGCGatatttgaaaataatcAGAGTGCTGCACATAGTAATGTTCCGATGGGAAACGTTGATAAGGTAATTAAACATGATCGTTTGGATAATGATctgaaaaatatgaataatatgaataatatgaataatattaacaatattaacaatatgaataatatgaataatatgaataatacaagtattttaaataataataataagaaaatttCCAAAAGAGGAAGGGCCAAGAAAAATAGTACcattaatataaataatattaataaaatgaataatgCGAATAACAAGAGTAGTGTAATCAATATGAACAATATGaacaatatgaataatatgaataatatgaataatatgaataatatgaataatatgaataatattaataatgtgaataatatcaataatGTGAACAATATGTTTAATGTAAACCCCCAAATGAATATCATGGGTTTAATgaaagatataaataacaataaacttatgaataattatgttaatgataataatataatgaatattGAAGGTAGCATGAATGagaattataattttgagggtacattaaataataaaaacatttcaaataataataatataaatgataagGGTGGTTGTTTAAATACATTGAATAAAAGTAAAAGTAGTTCTTATATAAAATCTAATAGAAATCTTACAATACCAgttaatatgtatatgaaTAATACAAACATGCATAATTCAAAAGCTTATGTAAACTATGAAAATCAAAGTTGGATGGCACAACAAGcttgtaataataaaaacatcTTATTAAATGAAGGTCCAAGGcatattgataataataatattaataacaataataacaataataacaataacaacaataataacaataataacaataataacaataataacaataacaataatgatcttaacaacaataataataataatcacagtattattaataataatattgttcAGGGTATACATCGTGGAAGTGTAATAAATAACCAGAATTTAGACGATCTATCTTATAACCCTAATGATATTTTTcttgaaaaaaatacacttacgaattataatgaaatgTTAGGATCtgcatataataatatgtatgataaaaatgttataaaagGTAATATGAATCTTATCGGCAAGCATAGTAATTATGACTTAATGAAGAATGGTCATATgataaatgaatataaattaaatatgCCAGAAATTCAAAAGGGTATGAATGAAGTggggaaaaaaaaagcacCTCGTAGGAGAGCTAAAAcaattaatttaaaaagtaTAAACCGTTTTAATACTGTTTCTTTAGGTTTGAAGGGAAATCCTAATATGGATAATACTGacaatatgaataatatggtcaatatgaataatatgaataatatggtcaatatgaataatatgaataatatggtcaatatgaataatatgaacaatatgaataatatgaataatatgaataatatgaataatgtgaacaatatgaataatatgaataatgtgaacaatatgaataatatgaataatgtgaacaatatgaacaatatgaaccatatgaacaatatgaataatgtgaaccatatagataataatatggtTCATAATTTGAACCATATGGTTAGCAACTTGAATTATATggataataatacaaaccatatgaataataacATTAACAATGCAGGTAATAATTTGAATGGTGAATTTTCCAAGCGAATTTCATATAACCATTCAAAGAGTAgtgaaaatataaaagagATGATGCAACCTCATAATGAAGCAAATGATATATCaggaaataatataagtgatagtaataatattactCTAAATAAGAACATTGTAGAAATGATTTTAAGAAATAACAAACCCAGCatagataaaaatatgcaTGATAGTGTCAATAGATCATATACTAGCTTCTTAATGAATATTGGATCTTCctttttaaagaaaaaaaaaacatcagaaattaaaaatggGGGAAATAATATCGAAAATAATAAAGGTACAGTAATTATGAACAATCAGGTAGAAGAGAAAGGGAAAAGTGAAAATAAGAGCATGTTGGAGATAAAAAAAGAggaacaaataaaaaatgtagtatataataataataataataatgaaaaagatCAAACTGGGGATCAACTTcaaaatacatattataagCAAGACCAACTTCAAgatcaaaataaaaatcaaGGTCAAATTCAAGGTCAAAATCAAGAAAATAAGCTAGACCAACTTCAAAATCAAGATAATAAGATAGAACAACTTCAAAATCAAGATCATAGGCAAGACCAACTTCAAAATCAAGATAATAAGCTAGATCAACTTCAAAATCAAGATAATAAGATAGAACAACTTCAAAATCAAGATAATAAGCAAGACCAACTTCAAgatcaaaataaaaatcaaGGTCAAAATCAAGAAAATAAGCTAGACCAACTTCAAACCCACGATCAGTATCAATATCAAAATCAAAACCACCATCAATATCAATTTCAATACCAATGTCATTACCCATATCAATACCAGGTCCAGGGAGTAGGCGAGGcaataaataataaagaaatgGAAGAAAACataaacaaattaaatGACGAATCggatgaaaataataatttggaaaatatggatgaagaagaaataaCTAACAAATCAGTAATAAGCAATACAATGAATATGTTAGAACtgaaaaatgaaaataataatgagaTGATGAttaacaatataaaaaaagaagaagaaatatCTGCACAAATAATGGAACCAGCAAAAAAGAGGGGAAGGAAAAAAGGAAGTAAAATGATCCACAAAAATATTACGAATGAACATATTTTATCTCAGTTAAAAGAACCAAAGAGAAAAGGAAGAAAACGTAAAACATGGATACAACAATtagataattataataaacttgaagataataaattaaaagaatatacaaataatatagacATAAGAGATGATAATAAAGCAAATACACAAAATGGAGATGTAACAACAAATGATGTAACTACATTATGTTGTAATAAAAGAGCAAAATATGAAATCATTAATCCAAATAGTATTCGAAATATGTTTACTTtattaagaaataaattaagtaatttaaatgtaaaaaatacaatGAATAGCCATTctgaaataaatatgttaattaataattttttatatatcttaaAAGTAATGAATAAACATAAACAAATgttagaaaatatatataccatCAGTTTTACAAATATTGATGATATATGTGTAAGAAATTATTTAGAAAAACATTTCCCTCTTATAAAAGGatatagaaataaatatgaaattaCTGATGATCACTTCGTTCAAGGAAACGGTGATCGTCGCCTGTCCAAGGAGATTAATTGTTTAAGTGAAAATGGGGATATTGCTTTAAATGAGAACCATGAACAAAAcgaagaaaatgaaaataatcaaaataatcaaaattatgaaaataatcaaaataatcaaaattatcaaaattatcaaaataatcaaaataatgatatgtCACCAAATAACATCCCTCTTATTCATAAAAACGTAAAGGATGAAAACAATTTTGAAACagtatttttaaaaacacGTAGTTCTTTTAGTAGTGTAGAtagtaatattattcatattgataatatacaaaattttAAACTTTCCAATTCTTcagaaaataaattaaaccaatttgaaaaaaaaactgTATTATTATCCAATGATATTTTATGTGAAACCAAAAATGAAATTGAGCAAAGTTGCATGAACAGTCAggaaaaagaagaaaattaCCTGCACTAGCAAggaaataatttaatatatgtatatatatatatgtgtgtgtgtgtGGTAAAAGAAAAGCAAATGAGtagaaataaaatgttGATGTACATGAAgtgatataatatatattttaagaaatatatataaatacttcttcataataatataataatgaagaaaatagTAGTATGTaactatataatataaattaaatataaaaatatagtGAAACATTCACaaagataataattataattgtTCATATCAAAAGGGTTTCTTTTTGGACATGacacaaatataaaaatataaatatatatatatatatatatatatatatgtatatatatttgtatgtgtctttatttttaacaagtttaatattttaaattacCTTTATGCTATAATTTATTTAGAAAATGTTTtacaaacaaaaaaataataaattttatatcttAAGTATCACTTTTGCGTGTACACACTTTTATCctctttatatatatgtgtaccgaatatatgatatatttcaatttttaaatgatttttatataaactttatattatatatatatatatatatataatattttaaaataataaaaggacaaaaaaaataaaataaaataaaataaaaaaaaataaataaaataaaatacattttaatttttagTATCA includes:
- a CDS encoding putative GDP-fructose:GMP antiporter, with amino-acid sequence MRNNLIVFICISLYLISSITSVFINKYVLMENIIDSVLLIFVQHISCLMFMFFFKDIFFLKKKRNEKNIKEYIISLYKGIKELWPLIITFNFTLVFGNICLKYTNISFYQLARSMTLPFNFFFSYFFFKQIKFNLLMIISCIIVSIGFFIFSLDAVNTNYNSVLYGTIVSIIQAIHLNLIKEKLIIYKDKMLMLYYNLIYSSIILFIYLFITRDILVLVNLDKRLTFYLFLSCISSIFVTFSSFLCIHYTDNVVFNMFGNVKSTVQTFMSKYYNSENFNTHTMIGIILTTLGSCIYTCSNEYSKKSKIKSK
- a CDS encoding hypothetical protein (conserved Plasmodium protein, unknown function), with the protein product MNTHKNNERFDEYSLNNNLNLNAYLNMSNEAQNNFLVNRRNDMNYEMYNSINSGHMSNINNNTNNLQDAYINKELHYMNSDKINISKNHQNVHMAAYNNMDKKNLNNNMIPLNNNINMTTDDQNYFYHSTTNNKINNTMKENNFNNNMNIVNNTFYNNPDNSFLNITRNENEQGIYVNNNIINNFNNQSVDKNINNNSNINKNVESINKFNHLYNMQNMHPFIPNMTNGKNGNLENNANLSNNVNSVSTISELHNFNYVNNMDMNSMSMNNMNNMDMNNMNNMNNMNNMNMNSMSMNNMDMNNINMNNMNMNNMNMNNMDMNTMNMNNINMNNINMNNINMNNINVNNMDMNNMKNLANFNHAYQYNSIPQFNSSSRFNNITQVNNGISHNVNHVSNFNNTAHLDNSNNMNRLSVVNNVSDINSLHDPLNEMHVLNKNVNMQNENHFNGMNDEMKNFNNVQRINSISHIPYMNNLKNYNENTNVMKGKGSTNRKKSNNVKINNNSGSVNARAIFENNQSAAHSNVPMGNVDKVIKHDRLDNDLKNMNNMNNMNNINNINNMNNMNNMNNTSILNNNNKKISKRGRAKKNSTININNINKMNNANNKSSVINMNNMNNMNNMNNMNNMNNMNNMNNINNVNNINNVNNMFNVNPQMNIMGLMKDINNNKLMNNYVNDNNIMNIEGSMNENYNFEGTLNNKNISNNNNINDKGGCLNTLNKSKSSSYIKSNRNLTIPVNMYMNNTNMHNSKAYVNYENQSWMAQQACNNKNILLNEGPRHIDNNNINNNNNNNNNNNNNNNNNNNNNNNNNNNDLNNNNNNNHSIINNNIVQGIHRGSVINNQNLDDLSYNPNDIFLEKNTLTNYNEMLGSAYNNMYDKNVIKGNMNLIGKHSNYDLMKNGHMINEYKLNMPEIQKGMNEVGKKKAPRRRAKTINLKSINRFNTVSLGLKGNPNMDNTDNMNNMVNMNNMNNMVNMNNMNNMVNMNNMNNMNNMNNMNNMNNVNNMNNMNNVNNMNNMNNVNNMNNMNHMNNMNNVNHIDNNMVHNLNHMVSNLNYMDNNTNHMNNNINNAGNNLNGEFSKRISYNHSKSSENIKEMMQPHNEANDISGNNISDSNNITLNKNIVEMILRNNKPSIDKNMHDSVNRSYTSFLMNIGSSFLKKKKTSEIKNGGNNIENNKGTVIMNNQVEEKGKSENKSMLEIKKEEQIKNVVYNNNNNNEKDQTGDQLQNTYYKQDQLQDQNKNQGQIQGQNQENKLDQLQNQDNKIEQLQNQDHRQDQLQNQDNKLDQLQNQDNKIEQLQNQDNKQDQLQDQNKNQGQNQENKLDQLQTHDQYQYQNQNHHQYQFQYQCHYPYQYQVQGVGEAINNKEMEENINKLNDESDENNNLENMDEEEITNKSVISNTMNMLELKNENNNEMMINNIKKEEEISAQIMEPAKKRGRKKGSKMIHKNITNEHILSQLKEPKRKGRKRKTWIQQLDNYNKLEDNKLKEYTNNIDIRDDNKANTQNGDVTTNDVTTLCCNKRAKYEIINPNSIRNMFTLLRNKLSNLNVKNTMNSHSEINMLINNFLYILKVMNKHKQMLENIYTISFTNIDDICVRNYLEKHFPLIKGYRNKYEITDDHFVQGNGDRRLSKEINCLSENGDIALNENHEQNEENENNQNNQNYENNQNNQNYQNYQNNQNNDMSPNNIPLIHKNVKDENNFETVFLKTRSSFSSVDSNIIHIDNIQNFKLSNSSENKLNQFEKKTVLLSNDILCETKNEIEQSCMNSQEKEENYLH